A single region of the Pseudomonas sp. VD-NE ins genome encodes:
- a CDS encoding NAD-dependent epimerase/dehydratase family protein, with amino-acid sequence MNVFVTGAAGFIGGSIATGLVKAGHKVTGLVRSPEQADELKALGITPIIGTLDDKTLLAEQAHAADAVINAASSDHRGAVEALLDALRGSNKVFLHTSGSSIVGDASGGKSSDVIYYEDNLPEPTVDKAARVAIDNLILAAAKDGVNSAVICNTLIYGHSLGVNRDSVQLPRLLKQARKSGVVRHVGTGQNIWSNVHIEDVVALYLLALTKNVPGTFYFVESGEASFIDMTTAMAEALNLGQPQDWPLKDAEAEWGYEMANYGLGSNSRVRGKHARELLGWAPKRTSVVEWIRNEMV; translated from the coding sequence ATGAACGTATTCGTCACCGGCGCTGCCGGTTTTATCGGCGGCTCCATCGCTACCGGTCTGGTCAAGGCCGGGCACAAAGTCACCGGTCTGGTGCGCAGCCCTGAACAGGCTGATGAACTGAAAGCACTGGGCATCACCCCGATCATCGGCACTCTCGACGACAAAACACTGCTCGCCGAACAGGCCCACGCTGCCGACGCAGTTATCAATGCCGCCAGCAGCGACCATCGCGGTGCAGTTGAAGCGTTGCTTGATGCCTTGCGCGGCTCTAACAAAGTCTTCTTGCACACCAGCGGTTCGAGCATCGTCGGCGATGCGTCGGGCGGCAAGTCCAGCGACGTCATCTACTACGAAGACAACCTGCCGGAGCCGACCGTCGACAAAGCGGCGCGCGTGGCCATCGACAACCTGATCCTCGCGGCGGCGAAGGACGGCGTAAATTCCGCCGTCATCTGCAACACGCTGATTTACGGCCACAGCCTGGGCGTCAACCGCGACAGCGTGCAATTGCCGCGACTGCTCAAACAGGCACGCAAAAGTGGTGTGGTGCGCCACGTCGGCACTGGCCAGAACATCTGGTCCAACGTGCACATCGAAGACGTCGTCGCCCTGTATCTGCTGGCACTGACCAAGAACGTTCCGGGTACTTTCTACTTCGTCGAAAGCGGCGAAGCCTCGTTCATCGACATGACCACCGCCATGGCCGAAGCCCTGAACCTGGGTCAACCACAAGACTGGCCATTGAAAGACGCCGAAGCCGAATGGGGCTACGAAATGGCCAACTACGGCCTCGGCTCCAACAGCCGAGTGCGCGGCAAACACGCCCGCGAATTACTGGGCTGGGCACCGAAGCGCACGTCGGTGGTTGAATGGATTCGTAACGAAATGGTGTGA
- a CDS encoding putative quinol monooxygenase → MSERLGFILHAKTRPEQSEAFEALFRAYVEPSRAEPGCIEYHMLRDKEDPTLFIFYEIWASQAHLDVHSNLPHMKAFFERRMDYLERDFDIRQIEMLSEASANR, encoded by the coding sequence ATGAGTGAACGCTTGGGTTTTATCCTGCACGCCAAGACCCGCCCGGAACAATCCGAGGCTTTCGAAGCGCTGTTTCGCGCCTACGTCGAACCGAGCCGCGCCGAGCCAGGTTGCATCGAGTACCACATGCTGCGCGACAAGGAAGACCCGACGCTGTTTATCTTCTACGAGATCTGGGCGTCGCAGGCGCACCTGGATGTGCATTCGAATCTGCCGCATATGAAGGCATTCTTTGAGCGGCGCATGGATTATCTGGAACGTGATTTTGATATCCGCCAGATTGAAATGCTCAGCGAAGCTTCGGCTAACCGCTGA
- a CDS encoding 3-oxoacyl-ACP reductase family protein, giving the protein MPNKVAVVTGGSRGIGRAIVLALAGAGYQIAFSYVRDEVAAMALRDEVQASGIDCLALQCDVSNGDSIKAFFERIDQHFQRIDLLVNNAGITRDGLLATMSARDLIEVIQTNLIGTMLCCQQVVPGMLRQRSGCIVNISSVAAQKPGKGQSNYAAAKGGVESLTRALAVELAPRNIRVNAVAPGIVKTEMSTALIGSQEEEIQSRLLIKRYAEPEEIAEAVLYLADRGLYLTGEVLSVNGGLKMP; this is encoded by the coding sequence ATGCCGAATAAAGTAGCAGTGGTGACCGGTGGCAGTCGTGGCATCGGTCGGGCGATTGTCCTGGCCCTGGCCGGGGCGGGTTATCAGATCGCGTTCAGTTACGTGCGCGATGAAGTCGCGGCGATGGCCTTGCGCGATGAGGTTCAGGCGTCGGGGATCGATTGCCTGGCATTGCAGTGCGATGTCAGCAACGGCGACAGCATCAAGGCGTTTTTCGAACGGATCGATCAGCATTTTCAGCGTATCGATCTGTTGGTCAATAACGCCGGCATCACCCGCGACGGACTGCTGGCGACGATGTCGGCGCGTGATCTGATCGAGGTGATCCAGACCAACCTGATCGGCACGATGCTCTGCTGTCAGCAGGTGGTGCCGGGCATGTTGCGCCAGCGCAGCGGTTGCATCGTCAACATCAGTTCGGTGGCGGCGCAGAAGCCCGGCAAAGGCCAAAGCAACTATGCCGCTGCCAAGGGCGGGGTCGAATCGTTGACCCGCGCCCTGGCGGTGGAGCTGGCGCCGCGCAACATTCGCGTCAACGCGGTCGCCCCGGGCATCGTCAAGACCGAGATGAGTACGGCGCTGATCGGCAGTCAGGAAGAAGAAATCCAGTCGCGCCTGCTGATCAAGCGCTACGCCGAACCTGAAGAAATTGCCGAAGCGGTGCTGTACCTCGCCGATCGCGGTTTGTACCTGACCGGGGAGGTCCTGTCGGTCAACGGCGGGTTGAAGATGCCATGA
- a CDS encoding LysR family transcriptional regulator, protein MKARSDELQIFVCVIECGSISAAAEQVGQTPSAVSRTLSKLEAKLDTTLINRTTRRMDLTEEGKYFFEQAKLILDQMEQLEERLSSRQQTPSGRLRINAASPFMLHAVVPYIDEFRRLYPDIQLELNSNDLIIDLLEQSTDVAIRIGTLADSTLHARSLGCSPLLIVASPAYLEKHGAPQQVADLSEHTLLGFTQNEGLNQWPLRYVHGDRWPITPAISASSGETVRHLALEGQGIACLSHFMTIDDIRAGRLKVLLGEFNSGYRQPINAVYYRNSQLALRIQCFLDFIQSKLAAYASADFKG, encoded by the coding sequence GTGAAAGCCAGATCCGATGAGTTGCAGATTTTCGTCTGCGTGATCGAATGCGGTTCGATTTCCGCCGCCGCCGAACAGGTCGGGCAAACGCCTTCGGCGGTCAGCCGCACGTTGTCGAAGCTGGAAGCCAAGCTCGACACCACGCTGATCAACCGCACCACGCGGCGCATGGACCTGACCGAGGAGGGCAAGTATTTCTTCGAGCAGGCCAAGCTGATTCTCGATCAGATGGAGCAACTCGAAGAGCGCCTGTCTTCGCGCCAGCAAACCCCGTCCGGTCGCTTGCGAATCAATGCCGCATCACCGTTCATGCTCCACGCGGTGGTCCCGTACATCGACGAATTCCGTCGGCTCTATCCGGACATCCAGCTCGAACTCAACAGCAATGACCTGATCATTGACCTGCTGGAACAAAGCACCGACGTCGCCATCCGTATCGGCACCCTCGCTGACTCGACGCTGCATGCGCGCTCGCTCGGTTGCAGTCCGCTGCTGATCGTCGCCAGCCCGGCCTATCTGGAAAAGCATGGCGCGCCGCAGCAAGTGGCCGATCTGAGCGAACACACCTTGCTTGGCTTCACCCAGAACGAAGGCCTCAACCAATGGCCGCTGCGCTATGTGCACGGCGACCGCTGGCCGATCACCCCGGCAATCAGCGCGTCCAGCGGCGAGACCGTGCGCCATCTGGCGCTGGAAGGGCAGGGCATCGCCTGCCTGTCGCACTTCATGACCATCGACGACATCCGTGCCGGGCGCCTGAAAGTCCTGCTCGGTGAATTCAACAGCGGTTATCGCCAGCCGATCAACGCCGTGTACTACCGTAACTCGCAACTGGCGCTGCGCATTCAATGCTTCCTCGACTTCATCCAGAGCAAACTCGCCGCTTACGCCAGCGCCGATTTCAAGGGCTGA
- a CDS encoding SDR family NAD(P)-dependent oxidoreductase gives MSRTILITGAAKGIGRAVAENFAADADNRLILLDLDLAELQRWVDERQEKIKARVETHAANIADLPAMQAFFKTLGSQVEYVDVLVNSAGICNENEPEDLHNWHKVISVNLNGTFYVTSLCLALMPDRGRIINMSSILGRAGKVRNTAYCASKHGIVGMTKALALDLASRQITVNAILPAWIDTPMLQGELATQAAIAGLTQEQIVRNAKKKLPMRRFIQSEEVAAMVRYLASPEAGGVTAQSLVIDGGVGLGM, from the coding sequence ATGAGCCGGACCATTCTGATTACCGGAGCGGCGAAAGGCATCGGCCGTGCGGTCGCCGAGAACTTTGCCGCCGACGCCGACAATCGCCTTATCCTGCTGGATCTCGATCTGGCCGAACTGCAGCGCTGGGTCGACGAGCGACAGGAGAAGATCAAGGCGCGGGTCGAAACCCATGCGGCGAACATTGCCGATCTGCCGGCCATGCAAGCGTTCTTCAAAACCCTCGGTTCGCAAGTCGAATACGTCGATGTGCTGGTCAACAGCGCCGGCATCTGCAACGAGAACGAGCCGGAAGATCTGCACAACTGGCACAAGGTGATTTCGGTCAACCTCAACGGCACGTTCTACGTGACTTCGTTGTGCCTGGCGCTGATGCCTGACCGTGGGCGAATCATCAACATGTCGTCGATCCTCGGCCGTGCCGGCAAGGTGCGCAACACCGCGTATTGCGCCTCCAAGCACGGCATCGTCGGCATGACCAAGGCGCTGGCGCTGGATCTCGCTTCGCGGCAGATCACCGTCAATGCAATTCTGCCGGCGTGGATCGATACGCCGATGTTGCAGGGTGAACTGGCGACGCAAGCGGCAATTGCCGGTTTGACCCAGGAGCAGATCGTACGCAACGCGAAGAAGAAACTGCCGATGCGCCGTTTCATCCAGAGCGAAGAAGTGGCGGCGATGGTGCGTTACCTGGCCAGCCCCGAGGCTGGCGGGGTGACCGCCCAGAGTCTGGTGATCGATGGCGGTGTCGGGTTGGGAATGTAG
- a CDS encoding sulfite exporter TauE/SafE family protein produces the protein MNTLTDFYQHLGLALSLLVVMTFILAGLIKGVIGLGLPTVAMGLLGLAMAPSQAAVLLIIPATLTNVWQLAFGGHLKGLIKRLWPMLLMIFLGSGIGTLSIGMAGGHWVVRGLGAALFLYALSGLFLPTLSVNPRHEGWLGPACGLITGVITSATGVFVIPAVPYLQALGLNRDQLVQALGLSFTVSTLALAAGLLWRGALGGGELSASLLALIPAILGMLLGQWLRERISAVLFKRVFFIGMGALGAHLLISG, from the coding sequence ATGAACACACTCACAGATTTCTACCAACACCTCGGCCTCGCCCTGTCTTTGCTGGTCGTGATGACCTTCATCCTCGCCGGCCTGATCAAAGGCGTGATCGGTCTCGGCCTGCCCACCGTCGCCATGGGCTTGCTCGGTCTGGCTATGGCGCCGTCGCAGGCAGCCGTGTTGCTGATCATTCCGGCAACTCTGACCAATGTCTGGCAACTGGCATTCGGCGGGCACTTGAAAGGACTGATCAAACGCCTCTGGCCAATGCTGCTGATGATCTTCCTCGGCAGCGGAATCGGCACGTTGTCGATCGGCATGGCGGGCGGGCATTGGGTGGTGCGCGGGCTCGGCGCGGCCCTGTTCCTCTATGCGTTGAGTGGCTTGTTTCTGCCAACGCTGAGCGTCAATCCACGCCATGAAGGCTGGCTGGGGCCGGCGTGCGGTTTGATCACCGGTGTCATCACCTCGGCTACCGGTGTCTTCGTGATTCCAGCTGTGCCGTACTTGCAGGCGCTGGGCTTGAATCGCGATCAACTGGTGCAGGCGCTGGGCCTGTCTTTCACCGTTTCGACGTTGGCGCTGGCCGCTGGTTTGCTCTGGCGCGGCGCCCTCGGTGGCGGCGAACTCAGTGCTTCACTGCTGGCGCTGATCCCGGCCATTCTCGGCATGTTGCTTGGCCAATGGCTGCGCGAGCGCATCAGCGCCGTGCTGTTCAAGCGGGTGTTCTTTATCGGTATGGGCGCGCTTGGCGCCCATTTATTGATCAGCGGTTAG
- a CDS encoding MerR family transcriptional regulator gives MYIGKAAQLSGTTVKSIRHYEEIGLLPEPKREGKYRIYSQQSVEVLTFIKCAQQLGFKLKELQVILNNYRGDEFPWDMAQRAIAEKKAELVTQIGDLQQLHDGLEAFEHNLNDARQECQFERIARYGEKNPVNTLN, from the coding sequence ATGTATATCGGCAAAGCCGCCCAGCTGTCGGGCACCACAGTCAAAAGCATTCGCCATTACGAAGAAATCGGCCTGTTGCCCGAGCCCAAGCGTGAAGGCAAGTACCGCATCTACAGCCAGCAAAGTGTCGAGGTTTTGACGTTCATCAAGTGCGCCCAGCAACTGGGCTTCAAGCTCAAAGAGCTGCAGGTGATCCTCAACAACTACCGCGGCGACGAATTCCCGTGGGACATGGCGCAACGAGCCATTGCCGAAAAAAAAGCCGAACTGGTGACCCAGATCGGCGATTTGCAGCAATTGCATGATGGCCTCGAGGCGTTTGAACACAACCTCAACGACGCCCGTCAGGAATGCCAGTTCGAACGCATCGCTCGCTATGGCGAAAAAAACCCGGTCAATACACTGAACTGA
- a CDS encoding outer membrane lipoprotein-sorting protein, with amino-acid sequence MLPFLKSLTTAALILGSACASAAEAGNADEIIRQVRDRNDGNSFMSQVSLILHDKKGNTRVREFTYLQKDYPDSDKFSMYFSAPTDVRDVAFHIENPHETLGLEDSQWMYLPVSRQTRRISTTDKRGSFMGSEYSYADLDKIRVKDYSQKLVGEEQIKGRDCYVIEREPASPEVLAKTGYNKLKVWIDKQNFLVMRQDFFDVKGVLIKQMRTQKVATIDSIDSIVLSETEHFIDGTRSEMRFNQLQYNVSLEDRLFTQTAIKRGLKTGDLPDFAVSAR; translated from the coding sequence ATGTTGCCGTTTTTGAAAAGTCTGACCACCGCCGCTTTGATCCTTGGCAGCGCTTGCGCCAGTGCCGCCGAGGCTGGCAATGCTGATGAGATCATCCGTCAAGTACGCGATCGCAATGACGGGAACAGCTTCATGTCCCAGGTTTCGCTGATCCTGCATGACAAGAAAGGCAATACCCGCGTTCGCGAGTTCACCTACCTGCAAAAGGATTACCCGGACAGCGACAAGTTCAGCATGTACTTTTCCGCGCCGACTGACGTGCGTGACGTCGCCTTCCACATCGAAAACCCCCACGAAACCCTCGGCCTGGAAGACAGCCAGTGGATGTACCTGCCAGTCAGCCGCCAGACCCGCCGCATCTCCACCACCGACAAGCGTGGCTCGTTCATGGGCAGTGAGTACTCGTACGCCGATCTGGACAAGATCCGGGTCAAGGACTACTCGCAGAAACTCGTCGGCGAAGAACAGATCAAGGGCCGCGACTGCTACGTGATCGAGCGCGAACCGGCTTCTCCCGAGGTGCTGGCCAAGACCGGTTACAACAAGCTGAAGGTGTGGATCGACAAGCAGAATTTCCTGGTCATGCGTCAGGATTTCTTCGACGTCAAAGGCGTGTTGATCAAGCAGATGCGCACGCAGAAAGTCGCAACCATCGACTCGATCGACAGCATCGTGCTCAGTGAAACCGAGCATTTTATCGACGGCACGCGTTCGGAAATGCGCTTCAACCAGTTGCAGTACAACGTCTCTCTGGAAGACCGCCTCTTCACCCAGACCGCCATCAAGCGCGGGCTGAAAACCGGTGACCTGCCGGACTTTGCCGTGTCTGCCCGCTAA
- a CDS encoding NAD(P)H-dependent oxidoreductase, translated as MKKVLLLNGGKKFAHSDGRYNTTLHEAALSVLDRGGVDVKTTFIDEGYDVAEEVAKFLWADVIIYQMPGWWMGAPWTVKKYLDEVFTEGHGSLYASDGRTRSDASQKYGSGGLIQGKQYMLSLTWNAPQQAFDDPTDFFEAKGVDAVYFPFHKANEFLGMTGLPTFLCVDVMKRPNIEADVARYEQHLTEVFGLKA; from the coding sequence ATGAAAAAAGTGCTGTTGCTCAATGGCGGTAAAAAATTCGCTCACTCCGACGGTCGCTACAACACCACCCTGCACGAGGCCGCGTTGAGCGTGCTGGATCGCGGCGGTGTCGATGTGAAAACCACCTTCATTGACGAGGGCTACGACGTTGCCGAAGAGGTGGCGAAATTTCTCTGGGCCGACGTGATCATTTATCAGATGCCGGGCTGGTGGATGGGCGCACCGTGGACAGTGAAAAAGTACCTCGACGAAGTCTTCACCGAAGGTCACGGCAGCCTCTACGCTAGCGACGGCCGCACCCGTTCCGACGCGTCGCAGAAGTACGGCAGCGGAGGCCTGATTCAGGGCAAGCAATACATGCTGTCGCTGACCTGGAACGCACCGCAGCAGGCCTTCGATGACCCGACTGATTTCTTTGAAGCCAAAGGTGTGGATGCGGTGTACTTCCCGTTTCACAAGGCCAACGAATTTCTGGGCATGACCGGTTTGCCGACGTTCCTCTGTGTCGACGTGATGAAGCGGCCGAACATCGAGGCTGATGTGGCGCGTTATGAGCAGCATCTGACCGAGGTGTTTGGTCTCAAGGCCTGA
- a CDS encoding LysR substrate-binding domain-containing protein yields MHFDLTDLRLYLHILDTGNITAGAARSHLSLAAASARIRAMEASLGVDFLERGRRGVTPTAAGKALAQHARILLQQAERLQQDLADYAQGVKGQVRLLCNTTAITEYLPEALADFLCDHPNLDIDLQELPSARITHALRQGAAELGIVSDAVDTHGLQTRPFRDDPLVLILPPEHVLASQASLTFGETLAHDYVALGSHSALAIHLEEQALHIGQRMSIRIRADGFEGVMRMVARGAGLAIVPKVAIERWAAVHSVTCRPLDEVWAHRTLQLCARDFDHLPGYARALFDALVP; encoded by the coding sequence ATGCACTTCGACCTCACCGACCTGCGCCTCTACCTGCACATCCTCGACACCGGCAACATCACCGCCGGCGCCGCCCGCAGCCATTTATCCCTGGCCGCCGCCAGCGCCAGAATCCGCGCCATGGAAGCCTCGCTTGGGGTCGACTTTCTAGAGCGCGGCCGCCGTGGCGTCACACCGACGGCCGCCGGAAAAGCCCTCGCTCAGCACGCGCGCATCCTCCTGCAACAAGCCGAACGCCTGCAGCAGGATCTGGCCGACTATGCCCAAGGCGTCAAAGGTCAGGTGCGCTTGCTGTGCAACACCACGGCAATCACCGAATACCTGCCGGAAGCACTCGCGGACTTCCTGTGCGATCACCCCAATCTCGACATCGACTTGCAGGAATTGCCCAGCGCGCGCATCACTCACGCCCTGCGCCAAGGCGCGGCGGAGCTCGGGATCGTCTCCGATGCGGTCGACACCCACGGCCTGCAGACCCGGCCCTTTCGCGACGATCCATTGGTGCTGATCCTGCCCCCTGAGCATGTTTTGGCGAGTCAGGCGTCGCTGACGTTTGGTGAAACCCTGGCGCACGACTATGTAGCGCTTGGCAGCCACAGCGCGCTGGCGATTCACCTGGAGGAACAAGCGCTGCACATCGGCCAGCGCATGTCGATCCGGATCCGTGCCGATGGCTTCGAGGGCGTCATGCGCATGGTGGCGCGAGGTGCGGGGCTGGCCATCGTGCCCAAGGTGGCCATCGAGCGCTGGGCGGCGGTGCACTCGGTAACGTGCCGGCCGCTGGACGAAGTCTGGGCCCATCGCACTCTGCAACTGTGCGCGCGGGACTTCGATCACCTGCCCGGCTACGCCCGGGCCTTGTTTGATGCGCTGGTGCCTTGA
- a CDS encoding NAD(P)H-dependent oxidoreductase produces MSKRMLVILGHPSTDSFCGALSDTYVQAAKDAGHDVRLLRLDALEFDPVLHEGYNKVQPLEPDLLQAQADITWAEHLTFVYPIWWGGIPALLKGFVDRIFLPGFAFKYREGKAFPDKLLKGRTAHLLVTMDTPYWYYKWIYGMPGLNQMRKTTLEFCGIKPLKTLTFGPILGSKPNQRDAWLEKARVTAAV; encoded by the coding sequence ATGAGCAAACGAATGCTCGTGATACTGGGTCACCCCTCCACCGACAGCTTTTGCGGGGCATTGAGTGACACCTATGTTCAGGCCGCCAAGGACGCCGGGCATGACGTGCGGCTGTTGCGTCTGGATGCGCTGGAGTTCGACCCGGTCCTGCACGAAGGCTACAACAAGGTGCAGCCACTGGAACCGGATCTGCTGCAAGCGCAAGCCGATATCACCTGGGCCGAGCACCTGACATTCGTCTATCCGATCTGGTGGGGCGGGATTCCGGCGCTGTTGAAAGGCTTCGTTGACCGGATTTTCCTGCCGGGTTTCGCCTTCAAATATCGCGAAGGCAAAGCCTTCCCCGACAAGCTGCTCAAGGGCCGCACCGCGCATTTGCTGGTGACCATGGACACGCCGTACTGGTACTACAAATGGATCTACGGTATGCCGGGGCTGAATCAGATGCGCAAGACCACGCTGGAATTCTGCGGCATCAAGCCACTGAAGACGCTGACCTTCGGGCCGATCCTTGGCTCCAAGCCAAACCAGCGCGATGCCTGGCTGGAAAAGGCGCGCGTGACCGCCGCCGTCTAA
- a CDS encoding MMPL family transporter yields MERYLNFVERYARAIVFLLVAITAYFTYTLGALVSDTNPYLLKESHPARKTIIDLQGEFTGTFDSVMVALNNPQTVFNKSTLNALFSMSQSVRKMILANDADKEQLAQIVARHPDDSRAQLLTRDILEGGFSQNDYANAKALRDHAQSQNWDSHDQLFLTFLAERINPIREMASMGDLENIVLTDDGELLIHKTLNAYDMDPALVESQIMGNELMVDGVVSKDKKVAMLVAELGTKQDDAQAQLRAYQIVRGIVAQYQAEHPEYKDEIFIAGMPIFIAAQQEIIDHDLAVLFPIVFLLITLLLIFFFRKPLGVLLPLFNILFCTIWTLGLMALLRVPFDLLTSVLPVFLFTICCSDAIHVMAEYYEQKNAGKSNREANRETQRLMVVPVVLTTVTTIATFMISTTNNIVSIRNFGVFMSIGLTAALIISLLLIPAWIAIWGKDQPQQAKAEVHKESIISRYLVAFCAWMIRFRKPILMVILPLLALATVFTFRVDIEDSGIAYFKPESHIRVSDQFINHAKVAGTAPGWIAIDSKEPRGVLTTEVVQFIDKLDHFIKQQPNVSYGYSLATYVKRMNLVLNDMNPDYLRVPNAVEKVTSVNDDGQVEQFEVPGNSLIEQHVMLFENGGGSDLNNVLNADFSKALTLYTMTSSVASDYQGMLDRLDAWLLLNKPANLEVTHAGTPLIWTGVLQEITQGQVLSFSLALLVVTLMMMYWLKSVRLGVLGMLTLLTTSVTVYGFMFLFGIELNIGTTLVTFLVVGVVDYAVHLLSRIKLLVQQGIEIDAAILQAMHSVGRSTVINVVIFSVGFMALLFSDFKPIVDLGALVAMALFSSGVMTIVLVTLVSPWFFAAIAPVHAPVQALRTEGEPVPG; encoded by the coding sequence ATGGAAAGATATCTGAATTTCGTCGAGCGCTATGCGCGGGCGATTGTTTTCCTGCTGGTGGCGATTACGGCGTATTTCACTTATACGCTGGGCGCGCTGGTGTCCGACACCAACCCTTATCTGCTCAAGGAAAGCCACCCGGCACGCAAGACCATCATCGATTTGCAGGGTGAATTCACCGGCACGTTCGACTCGGTGATGGTGGCGCTGAACAACCCGCAAACGGTGTTCAACAAATCGACGCTCAACGCGCTGTTTTCGATGTCGCAATCAGTGCGCAAGATGATCCTGGCCAACGATGCCGACAAGGAGCAGTTGGCACAGATCGTCGCCCGCCATCCAGACGACAGCCGTGCGCAGTTGTTGACCCGGGACATTCTCGAGGGTGGTTTTTCGCAGAACGATTACGCCAACGCCAAGGCATTGCGTGATCATGCCCAGAGTCAAAACTGGGATTCCCATGATCAGCTGTTCCTGACCTTTCTCGCCGAGCGGATCAACCCGATCCGCGAAATGGCCTCGATGGGTGACCTGGAAAACATCGTCCTGACCGACGACGGCGAGTTGTTGATCCACAAAACCCTGAATGCCTATGACATGGACCCGGCGCTGGTCGAGTCGCAGATCATGGGCAACGAGTTGATGGTCGACGGGGTGGTGTCAAAGGACAAGAAAGTCGCGATGCTGGTGGCCGAGCTCGGCACCAAGCAGGACGACGCTCAGGCGCAGCTGCGGGCTTATCAGATCGTGCGTGGCATCGTCGCGCAGTATCAAGCCGAGCACCCGGAGTACAAGGACGAAATCTTCATTGCCGGCATGCCGATCTTCATCGCCGCACAGCAGGAAATCATCGATCACGACCTGGCCGTGCTGTTCCCGATCGTGTTTTTGCTGATTACCTTGCTGCTGATTTTCTTCTTCCGCAAACCACTGGGCGTGCTGCTGCCGCTGTTCAATATTCTGTTCTGCACCATCTGGACGCTCGGCCTGATGGCGCTGTTGCGGGTGCCGTTCGACCTGCTGACCAGTGTGCTGCCGGTGTTCCTGTTCACCATTTGCTGCTCGGATGCGATCCACGTGATGGCTGAGTATTACGAGCAGAAAAATGCTGGCAAGAGCAATCGCGAGGCCAACCGCGAAACCCAGCGCTTGATGGTGGTGCCGGTGGTGTTGACGACCGTGACGACCATCGCCACGTTCATGATTTCCACCACCAACAACATTGTCAGCATCCGTAATTTCGGCGTGTTCATGTCGATCGGCCTGACGGCGGCGCTGATCATTTCGCTGTTGCTGATTCCGGCGTGGATCGCGATCTGGGGCAAGGATCAGCCGCAGCAGGCCAAGGCCGAGGTACACAAGGAATCGATCATCTCGCGGTATCTGGTGGCGTTCTGTGCCTGGATGATCCGCTTTCGCAAACCGATCCTGATGGTGATTCTGCCGCTGCTGGCGCTGGCCACCGTGTTCACCTTCCGCGTCGATATCGAAGACTCCGGCATTGCTTACTTCAAGCCGGAAAGCCACATTCGCGTGTCCGATCAGTTCATCAACCACGCCAAAGTAGCGGGCACGGCGCCGGGCTGGATCGCGATCGACAGCAAAGAGCCGCGCGGCGTGCTGACCACCGAAGTGGTGCAGTTCATCGACAAGCTTGACCACTTCATCAAGCAGCAACCGAACGTCAGTTATGGCTACTCGCTGGCGACTTACGTCAAGCGCATGAACCTGGTGCTCAACGACATGAACCCGGATTATCTGCGGGTGCCGAATGCCGTGGAGAAGGTCACGTCGGTCAATGACGACGGGCAGGTCGAGCAGTTTGAAGTGCCGGGCAATTCGCTGATCGAACAGCACGTGATGCTGTTCGAAAACGGTGGCGGTTCGGACCTGAACAACGTGCTCAACGCCGATTTCTCCAAGGCCTTGACCCTGTACACCATGACCTCGTCGGTCGCCAGCGACTATCAGGGCATGCTCGACCGCCTCGATGCCTGGCTGCTGCTGAACAAACCGGCCAACCTGGAAGTGACCCACGCCGGCACGCCGTTGATCTGGACCGGGGTGTTGCAGGAAATCACTCAGGGCCAGGTGCTGAGTTTTTCCCTGGCCTTGCTGGTCGTCACGCTGATGATGATGTACTGGCTCAAATCGGTGCGCCTCGGTGTGCTCGGCATGTTGACCTTGCTGACCACGTCGGTGACGGTCTACGGCTTCATGTTCCTGTTCGGCATCGAGCTGAACATCGGCACGACGCTGGTGACGTTCCTGGTGGTCGGCGTGGTGGATTACGCGGTGCACCTGCTGTCACGCATCAAGTTGCTGGTGCAGCAGGGCATTGAGATTGACGCGGCCATTTTGCAGGCGATGCACAGCGTCGGCCGCTCGACGGTGATCAACGTGGTGATCTTCTCCGTGGGCTTCATGGCGCTGCTGTTTTCCGACTTCAAGCCGATTGTCGATCTCGGCGCACTGGTGGCGATGGCGCTGTTTTCCAGCGGGGTCATGACCATTGTCCTGGTGACGCTGGTATCGCCGTGGTTCTTTGCGGCGATTGCGCCGGTGCATGCACCGGTTCAAGCGCTGCGCACAGAAGGGGAGCCGGTGCCAGGCTGA